Proteins from a genomic interval of Methanoplanus endosymbiosus:
- the rpl12p gene encoding 50S ribosomal protein P1, whose amino-acid sequence MEYIYAALILHNAGKDVSEEAVTSVLGAAGIAVDDSRVKALIAALDGVDIEEAIAKSAVAAVAAAPAAAAAPAEAAPAEEEEEEEEEDAAGGMAGLGALFG is encoded by the coding sequence ATGGAATACATCTACGCAGCACTTATTTTGCACAACGCAGGAAAAGACGTATCTGAGGAAGCCGTAACTTCTGTCCTCGGTGCAGCAGGTATCGCAGTTGACGACAGCCGTGTAAAGGCACTCATTGCAGCTCTTGACGGCGTTGACATCGAAGAGGCAATTGCAAAGTCAGCAGTTGCAGCAGTAGCAGCAGCACCGGCAGCAGCAGCAGCACCAGCTGAAGCAGCACCAGCTGAGGAAGAAGAAGAGGAAGAAGAAGAAGATGCAGCAGGCGGCATGGCCGGTCTCGGAGCACTCTTCGGATAA
- a CDS encoding GntP family permease: protein MDALIILALTLILITALAFSRKVPVFITLLMSALFFGLLAGFDPDTVIKWAIAGMGRVFSGFAIIILSGIVIVRLLSDQNLLSAMMYGINRRIKNPCISAGILGYLLSVPTTCCITTYMMLAPALKGTDNVISGADNSGSDINSGNQKRSNTLLYTLATGSIISYVFIFPTPVTIPLFVAFAPEFPAFSFDLLAIPVSVISLLVLIGVFCRRYKSEEWGDAARNKDDNEPDGEIALKTQLRAWAPFLTFLLTIPAGLFILKLSHATLMQFIMLMAMITALILAPDEKRKKSFSEGAKFAGLILFDFCAAGAIGSVISESGLANSAFDSMLPVMPAIVIPFLTAAMLATAQGSRVVTAVISAEIIGKSALADIIHPVPLILMIIAGTCCISYLTDPYFWLVKKTTGDDIGTVLKNYTLPLACYGIVIFVIALIMWAFVFPQPPFT, encoded by the coding sequence ATGGATGCACTCATTATACTCGCTCTTACTCTCATTCTGATAACTGCACTTGCATTTTCAAGGAAAGTGCCGGTTTTTATCACCCTTTTGATGAGTGCCCTATTCTTCGGGCTTCTTGCCGGGTTTGATCCGGATACAGTCATAAAATGGGCTATTGCAGGCATGGGGAGGGTGTTCTCCGGATTTGCAATCATTATTCTGTCAGGCATAGTAATTGTCAGGCTTCTCTCTGATCAAAATCTCCTCTCTGCTATGATGTACGGGATAAACAGACGGATAAAGAACCCGTGCATCAGTGCCGGAATTTTAGGTTATCTCCTCTCGGTTCCGACAACCTGCTGTATTACAACCTATATGATGCTGGCACCGGCACTGAAGGGAACAGATAATGTTATCTCAGGGGCCGATAATTCCGGTAGTGATATAAATTCCGGGAATCAGAAGAGATCAAATACACTTCTGTACACGCTGGCAACCGGAAGCATAATCTCCTATGTATTTATATTCCCAACACCGGTGACAATTCCTCTGTTTGTGGCTTTCGCACCGGAATTTCCGGCATTCTCATTTGATCTGCTTGCAATACCGGTATCAGTTATCTCTCTTCTGGTGCTGATCGGGGTTTTCTGCAGGAGATACAAATCAGAAGAGTGGGGGGATGCTGCCCGGAATAAGGATGACAATGAACCGGACGGTGAGATCGCCCTGAAGACTCAGCTTAGGGCATGGGCACCATTTCTTACATTTCTGCTTACTATTCCGGCAGGGCTGTTTATACTCAAACTCTCCCATGCAACCCTCATGCAGTTCATCATGCTTATGGCAATGATAACCGCATTAATTCTTGCCCCCGATGAGAAGAGAAAGAAGAGCTTTTCAGAGGGTGCAAAATTTGCAGGGCTTATCCTCTTTGATTTCTGTGCCGCAGGAGCTATAGGAAGTGTAATCTCAGAGTCAGGCCTTGCCAACAGTGCGTTTGATAGCATGCTGCCGGTAATGCCGGCAATTGTGATACCTTTCCTGACCGCAGCAATGCTTGCAACCGCACAGGGGTCAAGGGTTGTAACAGCTGTAATCTCGGCTGAGATTATCGGCAAAAGTGCACTTGCGGACATCATACACCCTGTGCCCTTAATTCTCATGATAATTGCAGGGACATGCTGTATATCATACTTAACAGATCCTTACTTCTGGCTTGTAAAAAAGACAACCGGAGATGATATAGGAACTGTTCTGAAGAATTACACCCTGCCGCTTGCATGCTACGGGATTGTTATTTTTGTGATTGCTCTGATAATGTGGGCATTTGTATTTCCACAGCCGCCCTTCACATAG